In Brachionichthys hirsutus isolate HB-005 chromosome 5, CSIRO-AGI_Bhir_v1, whole genome shotgun sequence, a single genomic region encodes these proteins:
- the LOC137894186 gene encoding transmembrane protein 17B-like — MELPEKIRRRLDDFSRNVLFDESRTLTKGNDAFPAHDKRVLSSLQLQMSLYFNMWFFPWWWICETVMLHLKYPALPDYYKFILVTILILMTLIEAIRLFLGYSGNLQEKVPELAGFWLLSILLQFPLILFQLFNEAILIQPLERGVHIVLAIFVLTQVLSGFLALRDMVRYTQSQFQLRQFD; from the exons ATGGAGCTACCGGAGAAGATAAGAAGACGTTTAGATGACTTTTCTcggaatgttttatttgacgAGAGTCGGACTCTCACGAAGGGGAATGATGCGTTTCCGGCACACG ACAAGCGGGTTCTGTCAAGTCTCCAACTCCAGATGTCTCTGTACTTTAACATGTGGTTCTTCCCCTGGTGGTGGATCTGTGAAACTGTGATGTTACACCTAAAG TATCCTGCCTTGCCGGACTATTACAAGTTCATCCTCGTCACTATTCTCATCCTAATGACTCTGATAGAGGCCATTAGACTCTTTCTGGGCTATTCTGGGAACCTGCAAGAAAAG GTTCCGGAGTTGGCTGGGTTTTGGCTGCTGAGCATCCTGCTTCAGTTCCCGCTAATCCTGTTTCAGCTGTTCAACGAAGCGATTCTCATACAACCTCTGGAGAGAGGCGTTCACATAGTTCTCGCCATATTCGTTCTTACACAG GTCCTCTCTGGTTTTCTGGCACTCCGGGACATGGTCAGATACACCCAAAGCCAATTTCAGCTTAGACAATTTGACTGA
- the LOC137894366 gene encoding cytosolic carboxypeptidase 2-like, whose amino-acid sequence MNMRTSTPRTPHAERASSVAVSAIRNWWNTYQLEKSDTNDSNTEEDEEDSAGRKLLSINLNQTLRTRQLLVDFDAGRPVLSLKAPPDLVNFPSISRPRWPIECEVISDTVHHIEWDPPEPEPFYQSTGHERKAMGAGEERGKVVYCIHQATKHPFFSCSRVGGSRRPIKSSTYDANQTDFTLEFESRFESGNLQKAVQVGIYDYELTLQTDMYTKKHTQWFYFRVRNTKAGVTFRFTIINLMKSSSLYSQGMRPLLYSERAAEEKGVGWHRTGSNITYYRNDNQNSKSKTSDTVALYSLTWTLQFPSDSDTCYLAHCYPYTYSHLQHYLQRISSNPAVVSYCKLRVLCHSLAGNAVYVVTISSRGGGKVENRTKKVVVLTARVHPGETNGSWMMEGLLDFLLGDSEDAQLLRDTFIFKVVPMLNPDGVVVGNYRCSLAGRDLNRNYKTLLRDSFPCVWHTRNMVERLVAETDVVLYCDFHGHNRKNNVFMYGCNSQGNASLKPHERIYPLMMSKNATNKFSFKSCKFRVQKSKEGTGRVTMWRLGIKNSYTMEATFGGSTLGDRKGTHFTTRDLKSIGFYFCDTLLDYCDPDSTKTTYCLTELTAILRKQVRERIGKDLSTDCKISVSDLETSTSGSNSSDSDGLPVHLLSQPHSVHPEQTPLKGKKKRLRSRKDRNALQATRVKNKTQPKVLQMNLQPTESNFPHDNTVQESMRETHGKHRKKWQINGLFRKAVIPPSTTLPGEASQDKMTADFHIPTAGPTG is encoded by the exons ATGAACATGAGGACTTCCACCCCCAGGACCCCCCAT GCAGAAAGGGCATCCTCTGTGGCTGTCTCTGCTATCAGGAATTGGTGGAATACCTACCAGTTGGAAAAATCAGACACCAATGACTCAAACacagaagaagacgaggaggactCAGCAGGGAGGAAGCTGT TGTCTATAAACTTAAATCAGACTCTGAGGACCAGGCAGCTGCTCGTAGACTTTGATGCCGGCCGACCTGTTCTGAGCCTGAAGGCACCGCCAGACCTTGTTAACTTCCCGTCTATCTCCCGTCCCCGTTGGCCCATTGAGTGTGAGGTCATCAGTGACACTGTACATCACATAG agTGGGACCCCCCAGAGCCAGAGCCCTTCTACCAGTCCACAGGACATGAGAGGAAAGCCATGGGGGCTGGAGAGGAGCGGGGGAAGGTGGTATACTGCATTCACCAAG CCACTAAGCACCCCTTTTTCTCCTGCTCCCGTGTTGGAGGAAGCAGGCGACCCATTAAGAGTTCCACCTATGATGCCAATCAGACAGACTTCACCCTTGAGTTTGAGTCACGCTTTGAAAGTGGAAATCTGCAGAAGGCTGTGCAAGT GGGTATCTATGACTATGAACTCACCCTGCAGACGGACATGTATACCAAAAAGCACACGCAGTGGTTTTACTTCAGGGTCAGGAACACGAAGGCTGGAGTGACCTTCCGCTTCACTATTATCAACctgatgaagagcagcagcctGTATTCTCAGGGTATGAGACCACTCCTCTATTCTGAGAGGGCTGCCGAGGAGAAAGGCGTCGGATGGCATCGCACTGGCTCCAACATCACGTACTACCGCAACGACAATCAG AACTCAAAGAGCAAAACCAGTGACACAGTTGCCCTGTACTCCCTCACCTGGACCCTGCAGTTCCCTTCTGATTCAGACACCTGCTACTTGGCCCACTGCTACCCCTACACCTACTCACATCTGCAGCATTACCTTCAGCGCATTTCCTCCAACCCAGCGGTTGTGTCGTACTGTAAACTGCGGGTGTTGTGCCACAGTCTGGCGGGGAATGCTGTTTATGTGGTAACAATATCATCCCGGGGTGGAGGAAAGGTCGAGAACAGGACCAAGAAGGTTGTGGTGCTGACAGCCAGGGTGCACCCAGGAGAGACCAACGGCTCCTGGATGATGGAAGGGCTCCTTGACTTCCTGCTTGGGGACTCAGAGGATGCACAGCTGCTAAGGGACACTTTCATCTTTAAA gtGGTGCCGATGCTGAATCCAGACGGTGTGGTTGTGGGTAATTACCGCTGCTCTCTGGCTGGCAGGGATCTCAACAGAAATTACAAGACATTACTCAGGGATTCCTTTCCCTGTGTGTGGCACACTCGGAACATGGTGGAAAG ATTGGTGGCTGAGACAGATGTAGTTCTTTATTGTGACTTTCATGGCCACAATCGCAAGAACAATGTCTTCATGTACGGTTGTAACAGCCAAGGCAACGCTTCACTGAAGCCTCACGAGAGAATCTATCCACTAATGATGAGCAAGAATGCCACTAATAAG TTCTCCTTTAAGAGTTGCAAGTTCCGGGTGCAGAAGAGCAAAGAGGGAACAGGACGAGTCACCATGTGGAGACTTGGCATCAAAAACAGCTACACTATGGAGGCCACCTTTGGAGGCTCCACTCTGG GGGACAGGAAAGGAACACACTTCACAACTCGAGACCTGAAGTCCATTGGCTTTTACTTTTGTGACACCCTGCTGGATTATTGTGACCCTGATTCAACAAAG ACAACGTACTGTCTTACAGAGCTGACAGCAATATTGAGAAAACAGGTCAGAGAGCGGATAGGCAAGGATTTGAGCACTGACTGCAAAATCTCTGTGTCTGACTTGGAAACCAG CACCAGCGGGTCGAACAGCTCAGATTCTGATGGATTACCAGTTCATTTACTGAGCCAGCCACACAGTGTCCATCCAGAG CAAACTCCATTGAAGGGAAAGAAGAAACGCTTGAGGAGCCGTAAAGACAGGAACGCGTTGCAGGCCACcagagttaaaaataaaacacagcctAAAGTCCTGCAAATGAACCTTCAGCCGACT GAGTCCAACTTTCCACATGATAACACAGTCCAAGAGAGCATGCGAGAGACGCAtggaaaacacaggaaaaaaTGGCAG ATAAACGGCCTCTTTAGAAAAGCTGTGATCCCTCCTTCCACTACTCTCCCTGGGGAGGCCAGTCAGGACAAGATGACAGCC GACTTCCACATTCCCACAGCGGGCCCCACAG GATGA
- the LOC137894193 gene encoding formin-binding protein 4-like has protein sequence MEFLGINKKAISNFQLLLLQTETRIADWREGALNGAYLRRQLQEAAEHIKYYELNATPKGWSCHWDREHRRYFYVNDRTNISQWDFPTEDLKGREDTQAQTAGQDDTKTASADGSSGCSTSAAPPAPPQPSTSSFWSPSQPPLPDSPPPPPNCPSPPPLPPGSPPPPPPPPDSDSEIMEVEMEMDDDNDGEPPAPGTEEDPSARPPLPPGTIINITDSPSALGRGQKRKAGQLSKAITIGSSPILYTQPAVNAASIIAATAYWGMAAVAAPLAPCEPPPPPVPALPPQPPLPPSQPPNEPPAAKALPTDKSKKMKKDKSKKSKIKMPSLVKKWQSIQKELDEEEKSSSSDEDRDQLNKKGIEEWKQQQLMTGKASKNANFEVLPEDWRNRVKKRKMMNNT, from the exons ATGGAGTTCCTTGGGATAAACAAAAAAGCCATCTCCAACTTTCAGTTGCTTCTGCTACAAACTGAG ACTCGTATTGCTGACTGGAGGGAGGGAGCTCTGAATGGGGCCTATCTTCGCCGCCAGTTGCAGGAAGCTGCCGAACACATAAAATATTATGAACTTAACGCCACCCCTAAAGGCTGGTCCTGCCACTGGGACAG AGAGCACAGGCGATATTTCTATGTGAACGACAGGACAAATATCTCCCAGTGGGATTTTCCGACAGAGGACTTGAAGGGCAGAGAAGACACCCAGGCACAGACGGCCGGCCAGGACGATACAAAAACTGCATCTGCTGATGGGAGCAGCG GATGTTCTACTTCTGCTGCACCACCGGCTCCCCCTCAGCCCAGTACATCGTCCTTCTGGTCCCCGTCACAACCTCCTCTTCCCGATAgcccccctccacctcccaaCTGCccctccccgcctcctctcccACCAGGatcaccacctccacctcctccccctcctgacAGTGATAGCGAGATaatggaggtggagatggagatggatgatgataatgatgggGAGCCTCCAGCCCCTGGAACTGAAGAAGATCCGAGTGCGAGGCCTCCATTGCCTCCAGGCACGATCATAAAT ATTACGGACTCACCGAGCGCTTTGGGGAGGGGTCAGAAACGTAAAGCTGGTCAACTGAGTAAAGCCATTACTATTGGCAGCAGCCCCATTCTGTACACCCAGCCTGCTGTTAATGCAG cctcCATTATTGCAGCAACTGCCTACTGGGGCatggctgctgttgctgcccCTTTGGCCCCCTGTGagcctcctccccctcctgtccCTGCCCTACCCCCTCAGCCACCACTGCCTCCATCCCAGCCGCCAAATGAACCGCCTGCAGCCAAAGCGCTACCCACAGACAAgtcgaagaaaatgaaaaaggacaaG TCGAAGAAGAGTAAGATCAAAATGCCTTCGCTGGTGAAGAAGTGGCAGAGCATCCAGAAGgagctggatgaggaggagaagagcagCTCCAGTGATGAGGACAGAGATCAGCTCAACAAGAAGGGCATCGAAgagtggaagcagcagcagttaaTGAC AGGAAAAGCTTCAAAGAATGCCAACTTTGAAGTGTTGCCTGAAGACTGGCGCAATCGAGTAAAGAAACGGAAGATGATGAATAACACGTAA